The Allocatelliglobosispora scoriae genome contains a region encoding:
- a CDS encoding efflux RND transporter periplasmic adaptor subunit produces MRSNVRWIVLAAVVVGAIVVSGVAFWGGSEPAPTPAAKKVERVANGSVTAKGTVQPVASRSLSFAISGTVSELKVKAGDSVAVGQVLARLDTAAAKEAVTDAETALSEAADALAEATAAATATCAPVQAAGAQSAPSAAPSASPRASASPRASTAPSCSSTSGRGGGADAIFTAQQQVNNATAAVSRAERNLAGTTITAPVTGKVLTVTIKVGDTARSNVITLGVVSTMLVKASFSESDVVAVSVGQTASVTLPGTGSKTYAATVSQVAEVGTVTNRLVTYEVLIAFDQVPEGLLVGQSANVTVPA; encoded by the coding sequence ATGCGAAGCAATGTGCGTTGGATCGTCCTGGCGGCGGTGGTGGTCGGGGCGATCGTGGTCAGCGGCGTCGCCTTCTGGGGCGGATCGGAGCCGGCGCCCACACCTGCCGCGAAGAAGGTCGAGCGGGTCGCGAACGGCTCGGTGACCGCTAAAGGAACCGTGCAGCCCGTCGCCTCCCGCTCGCTGAGCTTCGCGATCAGTGGCACGGTGAGCGAGTTGAAGGTGAAAGCCGGTGACAGCGTCGCGGTGGGCCAGGTGCTCGCGCGGCTGGACACCGCTGCCGCGAAGGAGGCGGTGACCGATGCGGAGACCGCGCTCTCCGAGGCTGCCGACGCGCTCGCCGAGGCCACGGCGGCCGCCACCGCGACCTGCGCGCCGGTCCAGGCCGCCGGGGCGCAGAGCGCTCCGTCGGCCGCGCCCTCCGCCTCGCCGCGCGCTTCGGCCTCCCCGCGCGCCTCGACCGCACCGAGCTGCTCCTCGACGTCCGGTCGCGGCGGCGGCGCGGACGCGATCTTCACCGCGCAGCAACAGGTCAACAACGCGACTGCGGCCGTGTCGCGGGCAGAGCGCAATCTGGCGGGTACGACCATCACGGCCCCCGTCACCGGCAAGGTCCTCACCGTGACGATCAAGGTGGGCGACACCGCGAGGTCCAATGTGATCACCCTGGGCGTGGTCTCGACGATGCTGGTGAAGGCGTCGTTCAGCGAGTCCGACGTGGTGGCGGTCTCGGTGGGCCAGACGGCGTCGGTGACGCTGCCCGGGACGGGCTCGAAGACCTACGCGGCGACGGTGTCGCAGGTCGCCGAGGTGGGCACGGTCACCAACCGGCTCGTCACCTATGAGGTGCTGATCGCCTTCGACCAGGTCCCCGAGGGACTGCTGGTCGGGCAGAGCGCCAACGTCACAGTTCCCGCCTGA